The following DNA comes from Apis cerana isolate GH-2021 linkage group LG14, AcerK_1.0, whole genome shotgun sequence.
TGAAGACATCCTCCTCAGACACTCTTTTACTTAAATACTTTTACTCGATTAACACTTCTGTactactatttattaaaagcaaagaaagccttatttattgtttagagATCtgactaaattaaaaaaaaaaaagaattttctaattgtGGTAGGTTATCTATTTACCTTATTAGAATTGTACGAAAGgggacgaaagaaaaaaaaaaaaagaaaaaaaaagagagacatTATTTCCTTACttcagaattttcaaaaaaaattatgccaTTGTAAAGGGAGACGacagaataaaagaaaaaatggaatataacaTCATAGATACGATCGTCGAGTCTCTAAGCAGTTATGTATTAGTTAAGCGTTTTTTTAAGCGAGTTACGTGCACGTTGTTTAACTCtctttcaattgttttttttttcattactatttttttaacagtCTGTTTACAGCGAACTTTGTCAAAGTACCTGCTTCGGAAACGAAaagcaaacaaaaaaataaaaagaaaagaaacaaaaacatatattaaattcgcgAAAAGACAAAGCACACAGGTACCGTcccgtatataatataaatagctcATCTACTATCACGTACACGCatcataatttatgtatactcATCGAACTGAGTTTTTACACTATTGGTTCAGCAAATCACCATCGTGTGTCCTCGATTCATTGTATAAAACAAAGCGACAAAACGCGACAGATGCAATAAGAGAATTAATATCGACAAATTTTGGAATGTgtctaaaaacatttttcctatGGTGTTGTCAAGACGATGTTGAatgtaaataagatataataaataatataccttATACGATGTAAAAATTggctttcttttattatttaaactcttttcttaatataattctttattattctttgtttGGATCGGTTACAATTTCAAACGGCATGAAATTCTCTTATGATAATGAATAGTGCCTCTTGAGCAAATTCAAAaacggaaaaaaatttcttctttaacatCCTTCTAATACATATATAGTTTATGGGGGAATAATTCTTCATGTTTACTACACTAGGGAGTATTACTATTTTGTGGCACAAGGTTGCGCGTGtgtatagtaaaatttttccgaTGTAGTCGTTTCCTTTTCCGCTTGGCTCTACGAAAggttcgtttaaattttatattacgtttaattacctaaattatttaaattaatctttaaagatgaagatgtttttataattgcttcgaaatctatattttttgacaatataatttattacgatatgaACGAACCTTTCTgctaagaaataaatttatatttcagaacCAAAATGGTACAACGCTTAACCTATCGACGTCGATTgtcatataatacaaaaagtaACAGGAGACGCgtgtaagtatttatttttatagaaatattaatgcaaaattcgtgtatttaatatatataaattgtacaaattataatgcaaaaaatttattagaatagttaataaaattataataaatttttgatcatttaaggttatgttttgatttatttttgtgtgTGAAAATTGTGTATATTTGTTATGTAAAATCGTatcattttatgttaattaaatataaaataaaatttttgtttgaattatttattaaatcaaaaatttattcacaacGTATCTGTGTCGGTCTATCCAAATTAAAAAGATGTAATATACCGTATTATACATTTGCAGTGTTCGCACTCCTGGTGGAAAATTAGTATatcaatatcttaaaaaaccGAAAAAGATTCCAAGATGTGGTCAATGCAAAGATAAATTAAGAGGTATTCAACCAGCTAGACCCATGGAAAGATCACGAATGTGCAGACGCAAAAAAACTGTAAAACGAGTATATGGCGGTGTTCTCTGTCACAAATGCGTCAAAGAAAggtatatctttattttcttcttttttacaaaacgATAGCAAcaatgcaaatttatttttacaaatttttgattataggATCGTTCGCGCTTTTCTTATCGAGgaacaaaaaattgttataaaggtGATGAAAACTCATGCGTTcgcaaaattgaagaaaacagaaaaataataatttcgtttttattaattaaataaaatatatttaaaagtacaaaaaaTATGAGTTGTCTATAATATAACTGTTACAATTTGATATtcattggaaataatattgatcaaaGTTTGATTGATTCAACAAAATCAATGCATCTTATTCATCAAAAAGtaagataaagatatttaaaataattacaattacttaatttgattaatataattaattattaataataatttctatctatatctttattttattttatttttcttttttttttttttgatcatttaagcaatcttttttcgaaagttaacgtcgattttttttatacttcacGTTGAATTTGTATATGCAAATACacgaatttgaaatatgaagttcattatgataaataatttctttatatttcttcataataatattgataaaataatatttaaattgtattcattctgcttcaaattttaaattgatctaatattatttaaaagtatatttaatcatatacaattttcgaaatataatgcTTCTAATTCTGGGAAACgggaaacaatatttaaatacaagttctaaattattttttaaaatgaaaattttaatttgtattcttaaaagttaaaaaattttatcggaaAACAATGgagatattaaagattttttataagttcttataaattttaaatattttcaaaatcatgattaaaattttatcatattatttatttatcaatacatatgatataaacaatataataaaaataaaattatattgtacatatatgaGGAACTTGTTGAAAGGCATATGGCGAACGAAGAAGGAAACCAATCTCGCCTTCGTCTGCTAAATCGATCGTACCAATTATCTTGCCGAAAAAGTGTTGAATGCGAGGATTTGTGAAAATGATTTTCCAGACTTGATTCGTAACATTGTTGTAGAGGAGCCTCCCAAAGATCATCTTTCCACGAAGCTAAAAGTAAAGTGTAATCTCCTTTCCAATCAAGACCAATTTTTGCTTTGAATTTCAAAGTTGTAGGAGTTTTAAATCCGGTTCGAAGTTTGCAATTTTTTGACCATAAACTTGCTTCGTTTCTCCTTATACGTCTGATTTTTCTTACTTCTctcatagtttttaatttgcaaCTTATTGATGCTATCTTACCAACAGGAATTAAAAGACTTTCAAGAATTTGTAATTCCAATTCGATTGTTCCAGAAGGTATCGTATTGTGTTTCTGGATTTCAAAA
Coding sequences within:
- the LOC107999871 gene encoding large ribosomal subunit protein eL34, whose amino-acid sequence is MVQRLTYRRRLSYNTKSNRRRVVRTPGGKLVYQYLKKPKKIPRCGQCKDKLRGIQPARPMERSRMCRRKKTVKRVYGGVLCHKCVKERIVRAFLIEEQKIVIKVMKTHAFAKLKKTEK